The DNA region caactgaaagatcccgcatgccgtaactaaaagatcccgcatgccgcaactaaagatcaaTTAAAAGATCCCACAGGAGACACGGGGCCCAGCTCCCGAGGGTGCCAGCACGGCCCCGGGGAGCGCGAGGAGCCAGCAGGCGCGCGGCTTGCTGTTGGCGGCCTGATCCGCCATGCTTGGCACCCACCCGCCCCCGAGGTGGCGTCCAAGCCCCAGGGAAGATGGTGTCCTGAATCCTCTCCAGAGCCGTGGTGTTGGTGTTTGGAATGCTTTATCCTGCATATTATTCATACAAAGCTGTGAAAACAAAAAACGTGAAGGAATATGGAGGAAGAATAATGAAACATTCAACTCACAAAGCAAGAAGAATATCAGAATTAATGGAATCTGTAAAGAAAGTAGGATGaattaaagcaataaaaaagcagaaataaaaataaaaccaaaaccaagagAATTACAATATCTAAGAGTTGTTCCCTTCAATGAGTCTAGTAAGATAAACACTTGAAATAGCTTAAGGTAGGGAGAAGACTAGAAAAAGGATTgacaaaataaacaagaaatggtTTAAGCAAGCAATGCTAAGCTTAAGTGACAGAAAATTAAGGTTATATAATGGACGGCTTTAAATGAATGCATAACATAGttctttctaaaatttcagaataaattttttttggacctagagagtgtcatacagagtgaagtaagccagaaagagaaaaacaaatattgtatattaacgcatatatgtagaatctagaaaaatggtatagatgaccttaattgccaagcagaaatagagagacagatgtaaaaaacaaatgtatggatatgaagcgggaaaggggtggggtgggaggaattgggagattgggattgacacctATAcgctattgatactatgtataaaatagacaactgatgggaacatactgtatagcacagggaactctacttaacgCACTGTAGTGTCCTAAgcggaggggatatatgtatatgtatggctgattcattttgctgtgcagtagaagctaacacaacgttgtaaagcaactataccccaataaaaattaattaaaggaaaaaaaaatcccacatgccacaactaaagatccagcatgccgcagtgaagatcccacatgccgcaactaagacccggcacagccaaataaataaataaatattttttaaaaatttcctgagGTCCCTGTTAAAACTGAATTTCTTGTCACAATCTCCAGAGACTGATTCAACAAATTTGGGGGTGCTACTCAGAATCTATGTTTAGAGCAATGACTAGCACCTTGAGTAACTGCTCCATGAATGTTAGTTTTCAACGACATAGCTGGATCCCAAATGAAGGAGCCACTGTCTTCTTCAATGCCTAACCCCACGGAGGGTCATTTCCAGACACCGAAGGAGGAGGAACTTACACCAGTCTCTCTAAGACACACTCAGGGTGAGTCAGGGAAGCACACAGCAGCTTCACACCATCATCCTGGAGCTGATTAATTCCCAGGCACAGTCGAGTCATTCCCTGGGTGCTGATGAGAAGCAAGGCCAGGTCCTCACAGTGGGCCGCCAACAGGTTGCATTTCTCCAGGCTGTGGGAGGTGAAGATGCAAGGTGAGCCACAGCTATGTCTGGTTTCCtatctccttctcaaactctcagTCCCTTGGGCCATACATCTGGGACTCAAAATCATGGAAAGGTTAAATTAGATAAGGAACATAATCTTCATGGAGGAGAATAATGTGGGTAAAGGTAAGATTTCTCATTCTCATTCCTACCGACCTTTAGGGCAGATCATTCTTGATTGTAGGGGGCCCTCTGGTACACCGTAGGATATTGATCATACCTGGTCAATGCCAGGAGCACTAGATTACCCACGAGATGCCAGGAGCGTCCTCCCCTTCCCAAAGCTGGAAAACAAGCCTGTGTCCAGACACTGCCTAATGTTCCCAGTGGGGACAAAACTGGCCCTCGCTGAAAACCACTGTGTTTAGAGGAGGCTGGCCAAAGCCTAAGCAGGTTATACAAAAGAAGCTGATGGTCAAGatgcccaagatcaaggtgaagGCAAAGCTGGCTGAGACGGAGCCCTAAGGAGAATGGTAAGAAGAATGAAGATGACAAGAACTGTGCCAGTGGGATGGGGGATCAACAGGGGGATCCCCAAGGCTCCCAAAACCCAGTCCCACTGCCAACCCCACGCTGCCACTCAAACGTGCaaagaaagtatttttgaaaaagcAGGAGGACTTACGACAGCTCCTTCAGGGGGCACTTGGACACCCCAATGGGCCCCTGCAGTCTTTTCAGCTCAGCATTAGAGAGATCATTGTCCCCCAGGCTGAGGAATTTCAGACTTGAGTTCTTGCTGAGTTCCATGAAGAGCTGATGACAAACCCTAGGGGTGAGGCCACACGATTCCAACCTATCGAAGAGGCCCCAGGATAGGCAGTTACTCCTGGGAAGAGTGGTCTTTGTTTAGAGACCCCCTTGCTCCATGAACAAGAGCTGATTTCTCCCTGTTTCTCATCCCTTCAAAGACAAGACGGCTACACCCTTTCAAGtcagtgctactcaaagtgtggtccacagtcCGGCATCACCTCAGAGTCTATTAGAAATGCTAATTATCAGGCCCCTCAATAGATCTGCTGGATCCTGGGGGTGGAttccaggaatctgtgttttaacatgcCCCCTTGAGTGATTCTGATATACGTTAAAATTTGAGAACAACTGCTCTACAcccatgcatttttttccctctttgctaGTCTTTCTCTGTATTCTTTTCCTGCAGTGTTGACTCCTGTCCTCCCAATGAATCATCAAACCTATGCGTGATCTTGGGGACAGATCTGGAAGAGCAAAGACTTACCACAGATACTTGAGGTTGCAGGCTGAGTGCCTCAAAGTTCTAAAAATCATCTTGGACACAGTAATTCCTAGGTTGTTAGAGCTCAGATCCAGGTGGGTCagcttgtggttaccatgaagcaCGATGACAAGCTCCTTCAGAATCTTCACAGGAGACATTGATTTGCACCTGAGGAAGAGAGGCAGTGAGAAAGTTTTGGGAGAGAAGCCTGCTTCCTCATCTTTCCTTTCTAACACACATGTACACAACCTCAAGGATGATGTACAAGACAtaagaggagggacttccctggtggtgcagtggttaagaatccacctgccaatgcaggggacacgggtttgagctctggtccaggaagatcccacatgccgcggagcaactaagcccatgcgccacaactactgagcctgtgttccagagcccgtgctctgcaacaagagaagccatcgcaatgagaagcccgcacaccacaacaaagagtagcccctgctcgccacaactagagaaagcccgcatgcagcaacaaagacccaaagtggccaaaaataaaataaataaataaataaatttatttccaaacataaaatagatagctattgggaagcagccacatagcacagggagatcagctcagtgctttgtgaccacctagaggggtgggagagggagggtgggagagggaggataggagggagggagatgcaagagggaagagatatgggaacatatgtatatgtataactgattcactttgttataaagcagaaactaacacaccactgtaaagcaattatactccaataaagatgttaaataaaaacataagaggAGTCCAAAAATTGATTTGAGTCGTGGTACTAAAATGTTGAAAAGGCAATCTCAAACATGATCACTGAGCTCAGTTGGATGTATGAAGTCAGGAATccatcctctccccactcctccccagaTCTAATGTAAGATGTCCTGGGGCTGCCGACACTCTTCTAGGGAGGCGACCACCCATCCCACACCAACCCAGAGAGGACTGGTGAGAACAACTCTCTCGTTTTCTTCTTGAACTTGTTTCTCCTTATCTTGAGAACTAAGTTATagaatgaaaatagaagaaaaaaaagaaagaaagaaaggaaaaggacgTCAAAGGCTGTTTAAGCCTGCCACCCGTGTATTTGATCTGGTTCACTCAACACACAGAAGTCTGAGGACAAATATCATTGTCAACTCTTCTGCTCTTAACTTGTTGAATCAGTGCCTGCACCTGATTTTTAGACCTTGAGGCATGACCTTGAGAAAGGTGGAGGGAGAGTAGGATAGAGTTAGTTGTCCTAGACTCCAGAACATCTGACCAAATTCCATCTCAAATTCCACTCTAAGTACTACTTGCAGTGTCCTTTATCAGTTAATTTCTTCCCTGGCTTCTCCCTCAAGGTCGACCTCCACCTGCTAATTCTTCCCTATCTTTGAGCGAGATTTGAGAATCTGTCATTTCTACTTGTAGCATGCTATAGGACCACTAAGTTTCAATCCCAAATTATGCTTCGTATCCAATGTATAGATCTTTACTCAAATATCTTTCAGGTAGATAGGGAAGGCAGAGGGGGTCTCCCCTATCTAAAAGTGCAAAGCTTCCCTCTTTCACACCCTTTCTGAGTTGCTGAACTGATTTCCTTCTGCTTTGGGAGACGTCACCATCTCATATACCATCCTGATTATTTAAGTTTGCTTCTCCAACCcagtgtaagctccatgaaggcaagaaTTACCTGTTCTGTTCACTGCTATAACCTCAGAACAgataacagatgctcaataaatatgtatcgAATGAATAAATGCTGTACCACAAATGATTTACCTTTCCTTAAGGCACAGAGCACGTCTCATGGACTCCACATACCTTTAGCTCTTTTCAAACACTTTGCCCCTACCATGCCCTAGaaattttctattccttcatATTTGGCTCAAAAAGCAGTCCACCTTAAATGTCTTAAGGAAAAAGTAGTTTGTCTACATGTATCTCTAGTGCAAGATAGATTGCCCTTTTGTAGTTAAAATTATgagatgaattatttatttttttttgaatcatCACTTTTAGTTTCACAATGGTACACTAAATATCCCATCTTCTATGTTTTCTGGTTATTTCCTCTCAGAAAATCACACAATACAACTTTCTGTAGAGGTGATGCCAGAACCCCCTATCTGAGTTGCTGTTGTGATACCTAAACTATTAAAGGTTCAGCTTCAAATAAACCAAGCAGAAATAAAGGATGCCATTTACAAGGGAATGCCGTATACTAATTGAATTCTAACGCCATATTCATGACAATAATTGAGTTGTTAATGGCTCTAAAACAACGTGCTCTAGAATGGTCAAATCCCTTCTGACCAACTTGCCACCTACTGCCGCAGatggccattttttaaaatttcagtctaCTTTGCCTAAGTAGCAGCTTCATGAATGTaagtccttttattttattctcctgtGCACCTAGCTTACTTTCTGGCCAATAGATAATTCACggctgtcatcaaaaaaaaaaaaaagtgcgttATTCTCCTATTGTATTCCTCAAACCTTGAGAGTCTCACACTTACGTCAGTTTTTGGAGTTTGCACCTTGGATTTCTCAGCTTATAACAGAGTTCCTTCATAGATGAAGTATTAAGCTTGCTGTTACTCAGGTCCAGCTCTCTCATGTTCCCATTGCAAAACACAGAGCAAATATCCTCCCACTGATGTTTCCTGAAATCGCCAACCCCTGTCCtttgtgagggagagagagaaggctgaTGAGAGTAAATGAAACTCAACCAACACCCAGAATATGATCTACAGGAGGCAAGAAAAGACCTTAACAAAAGAGACTCACTGGAGTTCTGAATATGAAAATGTGTAACCAAAAAAGCATAGTTGGCACAACACCAGATGTTTTATTCCCACAATCCTTAACAATTCTTTTTGGAGGAAAGCAACCACATAAGTGAGGCGGACCACAGGTATAATCCTTAAGAGTTCAGACTTAAAGTTAAATAGACTTAAGACAGATTCAGAGCTCTGCCTCCTAGTATTGAATCTCTGTGCTCCAATTTTCTATCTCCAGAATGTGCCTAGTAAAATTTACTCTCATAGGATTTTGTGATGATTAAAGAAGATTCATGCAAATATTTAGATCTTAGAATTATTAGAATTCTAATTATTTAGAATTTCCCTGATGCAGTAGGCTCTCAATGTTAAGAATAAAAGAGCAATACAgtcagaaattaaatttttttttatctcagaTGAGATGAGGGaagtaaaacaaagaatatattCTGAAAGCACCTGGAGGATATAAAGTTCTACTCCGTAAGTCCAGAATTGTAACTAGTTAAAGTAGTTGTTTCCAACCTTAAGTGtacttgtatgtgtgtatgtgtgttgtgtataCATGCCTGTGCTTTCATGTGTTTAACACCCCAGTTAATACTGATATACAGAGTTTAAAACCACTGAGGAGAAAAAGCAGTAAGAAGCTGTGCTGTAGAAAAGTAAGACATAACCCAACATCAGAAGATCTGTTATGAACTTTAGGGAAGCTCTTAAACTTCCTTAAGTCTTAGGGTGATCTTGAAGTGAGGACTGATGTTGTCTGGGcattaattctcataataaatgGGATGATCCTTAGAAAATCACTTATAGTAAGGGCACTTACTCACATGACCCCACAGTGAATGCTACCTAAATCAAGTCCCCTATTTAAGTTTTAGGGATTCCAATATAGGACAAATGATAGTCTATATGTATTGGACATTAATTACCCCAGACCCCCAAACCAAGCATCTTACTAATATTCCAATGTGGGTGAACACAAAGAAATTAGTCTACTCAAAATCTTAACTTGTTCAATCCAAATTGGACTGGTGCTTCTTATAGATTTGAGGGTTAAACAGGAAAGGATTTGAGAACATGAACAGCAGCTCCTGTCTCAAGAtaagaatttagaaaacattCCCGGGACCTGAAATAAGTAGCAGAACAGTCAGGTTTCCTTATCTTCCAGCTCAGAAGCCAGAAGTGTCAGTGATGGGATAAGGTCATAGGAGAAGAACCAAAAGTAGCTCAAGTATTTTTAAGGTTCTTCTTCCAGGAGGACAAAGGGACAAACTCATCAGAACaagcttttaagattttgttGACACCATCGGTCCCACCCTGGCTCCAATATATGCTCAAAGGAGAGGCATACAGCATTTTAAGTTCTGGAGCTCTGAAAGGGAGCTGGGCTACTTAATAGTCACATTGACTAAGAAAATTGTGCTTTTATtctgcagttttctcatctctgaataACAATAAGAGATCCCCCTCCACTTAGTTATGGGCACCAGTTTGACACAAGTAGATGTTatagtacaatgcctggcacataaaccTTCAACACGCAGTGCCTGAGATATAAAATCTACCTCTAAGTAGATGAGTTGAGTACCCAGGGAATCCTCCATGACACCTAAAGGAAAATGTTCTCACAGACTGGAGCTGATCTAGAATGTTTGGTCAATCATAACCACTGATAACACAACCACAGACCCCCCAGTTTTTCATGGAAGAACTTGGGCAGAGCCTGTGAAGATGAGAGAAACTTAGGGAAGGGATGGTTTTTGCATTACTCACTCCAGAGTTTCCGAGGTGGAAGTCAATTTCATCTCAAGCATGGGACCGCTGACAGAGAGCCTCAGCTTACGTAAGTTTTGACAGTGCTTTAGGCAAAAGGAAGAAACCTGGAGGTGCTGATACCCATGAATGTCGAGATCAGCTTCAAGGAGGTGATTCAAAATCTGCCTTATAAAATTTTCGTCCTGAGTCTCACACAAGCACTGGAAAAACTGTAGGAATTCGAAGTGGACTGAGACAGCATCATACTTCTCCAACCCTTCTGCCCAATCTAATAATTCGTCCATTACCCTGGGAGACATTTCACAGCGTAACGTATCTTCTAGCTCTCTTGCTAGGTCTGTATTTAAAAGACCGAAGAAAAAAAGAGCCATCTGATGCCAATAGAAGTTTGTGTTGGCAAAGGCGTCATTCAGGAGCACCCTCATCTCTTGATGCTTTGGGGGACCACCAAGGGATCCTCTTGTTCCCCAGAGCACATAAAACATGGCCCCCAAAAATGCCTGGAAACCTTGGTGAGTGAAAGAAATGCACTCTTCACAGTCACTGACCTTTCGCAGAATATTCAACCTCAAGAGAGAATCAATAAAAGAGGCTTCCAGATGCCCTTGTTCCATGACCTCTTTTGCAAatgtgaagtttgagaaccacatcCCCTCTGCAGCCAGACAGCACAAGGCTCTCCACTGTTCTGGCAAGCTCTGATCTGACAAGCTCACCTCTGCCGTGGCAAACAAGCTGCAGAAAAAATAGGCATAGATGCTGGTGGTGGTCTGTGTGGCCAGCCGGAAAGAAGGATTACTTGCCGTCTGCCACTTCAGGCTGGAACACACAGTCCAGCACACCAGGGGGGCAGAGCAGGAATCAAAtagagtttccatttttcttatccGATTCAAGATTTTATTAGCTTTGTCTAGGTCACCAAAGAACTTGATGAAATACTCCTCCCGGTCTCCCTCTGTGAACCCTGAGACGACAACAAAGCATGGATTCACTAACAAATTTTTAAGATCTAGATTACCATAGTCTCTGGTCGTTATCAGTAAGGTAGCTGTGGGAACCAACTCCTTCCTCAACAAGTGGAGTAAGATTCTGGCCAGTGGGAGCTGCTGGTACCAGTCTGTACAGGGCGGGCTTTCGTACAAGTTGGAAGACACAGTCGTTTCTTCAAAGCCATCAATGACAAACAGGAGCCTCTCAGGATGACTCCTGAACTCTTCAATGGGGACCTGAGAGTCAGGCCAGTCCCGGGAAAGCAGGCCAGCAAAGGTGGTGTTCACAATCTCTCCCACCTTATGGCAGCTGATgtagaaaacataggagaacTGGTGCTGAAAGAGTATGCCCTCTGCCCAGTGTAGCATGACCTTCATTGCCAGGGTGGTCTTCCCAACGCCCGCCAGGCCCTCCAGTACGATCGGCAGTGGCTGGGCTCCAGTCCTGTTAGGACACAGTAGACTCCTCAGCAATCTGTGTTCCTGCTCCACCGTGCTGTGGAGATATATATGGTCATCAGGCCAAGGAATGTTGTCCCACAGAACCAGTATTTTCATCCTCATCTTCTCTCTGTATCTTCTTCTGTGAGCTAAAACAGAAGGGAGGCGAAAGAGATGGCCGAaaggcacatgaaaggatactcaacattgttaattatcagagaaatgcaaatcaaaactacaatgaggtaccacctcacaccggccagaatggccaccatcaaaaaatctataaataataaatctataaaatttataaataataaatgctggagagggtgtggagaaaagggaaccctcctacactgttggtgggaatgtcaattggtgcagccactatggaaaacagtatggaggttccttaaaaaactcaaaatagagctaccatatgccCATTCCTGGGCGTATATCGGAAGAAGaccataatctgaaaagatacgtgcaccccaatgttcattgcagcattatttatgatagccaagacatggaagcaacctaaatgtccatcaacagaggaatggatatatatatgtgaatcactgtgctgtatacctgaaactaacacaacattgtatatcaactatacttcaatttaaaaagaaaaaagaaagtggaattCAAGATTAAATGGAGTCCCAGGATGGCAGCTACGTGGCAACCGATATGGAATGGAGAAGGATATGGGGCTCCTGGAAACTGTCTAGAAATTATGACAAGGGAGCCGATTGATTCCTTGATATGTTTGATGGTGTTATGCTTCCCAAAGAATTTTGGGATGACGTAATGGTAGTTGCAAAGAAAGttaaaccaaaacaaagcaattattacctcaaacaaaaatagaaaatgggggcttctctggtggcgtaccggttaagaatccacctgccaatgcaggggacatgggttcaagccctggtctgggaagatcctacatgccacagagcaactaagcccgtgtgccacaactattgagcctgcagtCTAgcgcccgagtgccacaactactgagtccacgcaccacaactacagaagcccgtgtgcctagagcctgtgctccgcgacaagagaagccactgcaatgagaagcccgcgcactgcaataaagagtagcccctgctcaccgcaactagacagAGCCCAcgaacagcaacgaagacccaatgcagccaaaaataaatactaaataaatattttttaaaaatagaaaatggttcCCCCAAAAAGGCATGTGTAGTGGGCTCAACAGTGACCCCCCAAAAGATATATCCACATCTGAATCCCCAGAACCTTATGTGAcaaaagatgtgattaaggaCCTTGAGAGGAGAAGCTTATCCTGGATTGCGCCCAATGCAATCAGATGTATTTCCataaaagagaggcagagagaattcCGAGACAAAAGAGGAGGCCACGTGACGACAGAGGTGGGAATTGAAGTGATGCTCCCACAAGCccaggaatgccagcagccacaggaagctGGAAAGACGAAGGACCGATTCTCTCCCCAGGCTTCTGGAggaagcacagccctgctgaccccTTGGTTTTGGACATTTTCTCTCCAGcacttagaaaataaacttctattattTAAGCACCCGGTCTGTGTTagtttattacagcagccctagaaaatgaatacagcaTGTAATCCTGATTAATTACATGGCTCAGCACTGACTTATATCCACATGACACTCAATGCCTGGTCCTCCAAATCATACTTTTATTGGAGGGTAAATGAGAAGACATACTTACCTGCCATGATGAGTCAGCAGATAATTGATTGAAAACCTAAGAAATGGCAGTATACGTTAATCACTTATGAACATAGAAATAAATAGCCAAAGTGGCAGCCAAGAGAGGCTGTGGTTGATTCCACAGAACTGAAGTCCAGGGTTGGGCAAAGGATCGATGCTTTTCATTGCAAGTTTTGCATTTTCTGTGATTCTTTTTGGATTATACACAAGTACAGCATGTATTTCTTTGATGCAACTTAACTTATTCCATCACAGTAGGTATTAGTTTGTCCATGTGAAAAATCTCCATGAGGCCACCAATACAAAAAAATACAGCTacgcagcattactcacaatagccaaaatatgaaagcaacttaagggtccatcaacagatgaatggataaggaagacgtggtacatatacacaatggattattagccataaaaagaaagaaatcttgcccctgtagcaacatggatggacttggagggtattaggctcagtgaaataagtcagacagagaaaggcaaatactatacaatatcacttatatgtggcatctaaaaaatgcaacaaactagtgaTAGTAgcaaaaaagcagcagactcacagatatagagaacaaactagtggttgccagtggcgaAAGGGAATCAGGGAGGGGCAGTAGAGAGGGTGGGGGACTGGGTTGAACAAACTATTGTGTGtgagataggctacaaggatgtagtgtacaacacggggaatatagccaatagtttataataactgtaaatagagtgcaatctttaaaaattgtgtaaaaaataaaaaaaaaatacatatacctaTTAATACAACACCAAGTCCGGAAACAGACAGGGGTATCTTAGACCTTGGAGGGGACCTAGAGGAAATGTCCAGTTTATGGTAACCTATTCCTCAGTGGGCAGCACTGGAAGAACAGATTGTCAAGTTTCTGGCAGACTATAAATTGAAGACAGTTTCAAAGGAGGTGGCAAATGTGGAACCCATAAAATGAATGTTCCATCAAGCAATTTGTCTGTAATCATCACAAAGTAGTAGGCAAACCTGTTTCTTCTTCCAGCATCTCTGGTTCTTCTTGGTTTGGATCTTGGGGTCCCCATACCTGTGCCATCTCTGAAATAAAACAGTGATGATGGGGTAGTGAGATTTCCCCTGGCTGAAAAACAAGTTAATAATGATGGATGGTCTTAGTAGAACCAACCATTTCTCTGACAGACTTGGAATTGAAGAGACTAAAAATCGTTACCTTCAAGCCTCATCAACCCAGCTACTTTGGAAACATGCTACTTTGCAAAGACCACAGCACACATTAAAAGCACATCCCTGCCTGGGGGCCTTGGATCCAGCCAGCCTCctgtctggaatgctctccccccaaccccaataTCCACTTGGCTCACTCCCTCCCCTCCGAGTCTCTGCTCAAATCTTAGTGCCTCAGTAGTGTCTGATGATCCTGATTAACACtgcacctgattcctccagcacaCACCTTAGGCAGACCCCACCCGCACTTCCCTCCACTCTCCATTGCATTTGTCACCTTCTAGCACACCCTATAATGTACTTATTCATCACATCCATTACCTGTCTCCCCACACCAGAGGAGGAGACCGGTAGCCAACCTGTGTTTGTTCACTGATGTACCCCAAGTGTGCACAGCAATGCCAGCACATGGAAGCCACtctaatattttggaaataaaatgccATGGAAGAAAAGCACTGAGAATTGGTCTAACCCCAGCCTCCTGATGTGTTTCACATAACCACTCAGAAAGTC from Balaenoptera musculus isolate JJ_BM4_2016_0621 chromosome 19, mBalMus1.pri.v3, whole genome shotgun sequence includes:
- the NLRP13 gene encoding NACHT, LRR and PYD domains-containing protein 13 — translated: MTSSPSVFVDDGSSDKLLSHLMGLDRYQLEDFKLCVQSPQLLPENVQKISWANLKAISPTNLLCLLKEHLSVRQIWDVTLRIFEHMKLTSLCEQMRAEMNEMAQVWGPQDPNQEEPEMLEEETAHRRRYREKMRMKILVLWDNIPWPDDHIYLHSTVEQEHRLLRSLLCPNRTGAQPLPIVLEGLAGVGKTTLAMKVMLHWAEGILFQHQFSYVFYISCHKVGEIVNTTFAGLLSRDWPDSQVPIEEFRSHPERLLFVIDGFEETTVSSNLYESPPCTDWYQQLPLARILLHLLRKELVPTATLLITTRDYGNLDLKNLLVNPCFVVVSGFTEGDREEYFIKFFGDLDKANKILNRIRKMETLFDSCSAPLVCWTVCSSLKWQTASNPSFRLATQTTTSIYAYFFCSLFATAEVSLSDQSLPEQWRALCCLAAEGMWFSNFTFAKEVMEQGHLEASFIDSLLRLNILRKVSDCEECISFTHQGFQAFLGAMFYVLWGTRGSLGGPPKHQEMRVLLNDAFANTNFYWHQMALFFFGLLNTDLARELEDTLRCEMSPRVMDELLDWAEGLEKYDAVSVHFEFLQFFQCLCETQDENFIRQILNHLLEADLDIHGYQHLQVSSFCLKHCQNLRKLRLSVSGPMLEMKLTSTSETLETGVGDFRKHQWEDICSVFCNGNMRELDLSNSKLNTSSMKELCYKLRNPRCKLQKLTCKSMSPVKILKELVIVLHGNHKLTHLDLSSNNLGITVSKMIFRTLRHSACNLKYLCLEKCNLLAAHCEDLALLLISTQGMTRLCLGINQLQDDGVKLLCASLTHPECVLERLVLWSCQLGAPSCRYLSDALLQNKSLTHLNLRKNNLGDEGVKFLCEALSRPDCNLQNLNLSDCSFTVEGCRELTDALKYNHNVKILDVGKNDVQDDGVRELCRILKCPSCALETLGLEKCNLTPDCCWPLSSILRSSKSLVNLNLLGNDLGPEGVNTLWTSLKKSTCKLRKLG